The Deinococcus sp. YIM 134068 genomic sequence AGCCGAAGCGGCCCGTGCGGGTGGGATACACGCAGTCGAACATGTCAATCCCTAGCGCGATGCCCGCCACGAGGTCCTCGGGGTGGCCGACGCCCATCAGGTAACGTGGCTTGTGCCCGGGCAGCCTCGCCGCCGTCAGGGCGACCGCCGGAAACATCTCCTCCTTCGACTCGCCCACGGCCAGCCCGCCGATAGCGAAGCCTGGGGTATCGAATGGTAGGGTCAACTCCAGGCTCAACGCCCGCAAATCCTCGTGAACACCACCCTGAACGATGGCGAAGAGGGCCTGATCCTCACGGCTCTTCGCGATCTGGCAGCGTTCCAACCAGCGAACGGTGCGCTCCAGGCTGCGGCGGATGTACTCCCGGTCCGCCGGGTAGGGGGGGCATTCGTCAAACGCCATGATCACGTCCGCCCCCAGCGCCTCTTGCACGGCGATGCTCCGCTCCGGCGTGAGGCTCACGGCGCTCCCGTCCACATGACTTTTAAAGGTGACACCCTCCTCCGTGATCTTTCGCATATGCCCCAGGCTCATGACCTGAAAGCCGCCGGAATCCGTCAAGAAGGGACCTGGGTAGGCGGTGAAGCCGGGCAGTCCTCCATGCGCCTCCACCAGCCGCTCACCGGGCCGCAGCATGAGGTGATAGGTATTGGACAAGATCATTTGGGAGCCGATGTCAGTCAACTCCTGAGGACTGATCCCTTTGACCGTTCCCTGAGTTCCTACCGGCATGAACATCGGCGTCTCGACGGTTCCGTGCGGCGTGGTGAAGGTTGCCACTCGCGCCCGACCGTCCCGGTGCCGGATGCTGAATTCAAACATCCGGGCATTCTGCCTCAAGAAGCACCCCAAGAGCCAGG encodes the following:
- the tgt gene encoding tRNA guanosine(34) transglycosylase Tgt; translated protein: MFEFSIRHRDGRARVATFTTPHGTVETPMFMPVGTQGTVKGISPQELTDIGSQMILSNTYHLMLRPGERLVEAHGGLPGFTAYPGPFLTDSGGFQVMSLGHMRKITEEGVTFKSHVDGSAVSLTPERSIAVQEALGADVIMAFDECPPYPADREYIRRSLERTVRWLERCQIAKSREDQALFAIVQGGVHEDLRALSLELTLPFDTPGFAIGGLAVGESKEEMFPAVALTAARLPGHKPRYLMGVGHPEDLVAGIALGIDMFDCVYPTRTGRFGYALTDDGRLNLNSSAVRTQLEPLDAECDCYACRHYTRAYLAHLVRAEELLAPRMLSLHNLRYLHRLVERARAAISQGTFREWSRTWGERYFRQNIPAWFEQVLTLSSLRSEGT